One window of the Gymnogyps californianus isolate 813 chromosome 13, ASM1813914v2, whole genome shotgun sequence genome contains the following:
- the NPRL2 gene encoding GATOR complex protein NPRL2: MGGRIECVFFSEFHPTLGPKITYQVPEDFISRELFDTIQVYVITKPELQNKLITVTAMEKKLIGCPVCIEHKKYSRNALLFNLGFVCDARAKACALEPIVKKLAGYLTTLELESGFISNEESKQKLVPIMTILLEELNAKGKCTLPIDESNTIHLKVIEQRPDPPIVQEYDVPVFTQDKDDFFNSQWDLTTQQILPYIDGFRHVQKISAEADVELNLVRIAVQNLLYYGVITLVSILQYSNVYCTTPKVQDLVDDKCLQEECLSYVTKQGHKRASLRDVFQLYCGLSPGTTVRDLISRYTLQLQRVDERRLIQFGLMKGLIRRLQKYPVKVARDERSHPARLYTGCHSYDEICCKTGMSYKELDERLENDPNIIVCWK, from the exons ATGGGCGGCAGGATTGAGTGCGTCTTCTTCAGCGAGTTCCACCCCACACTGGGGCCCAAGATCACCTACCAG GTCCCGGAGGACTTCATCTCTCGGGAGCTCTTTGACACCATCCAGGTGTACGTCATCACGAAGCCCGAGCTGCAGAACAAGCTGATCACCGT GACGGCCATGGAGAAGAAGCTGATCGGCTGCCCCGTGTGTATCGAGCACAAGAAGTACAGCCGAAATGCTCTGCTCTTCAACCTGGGCTTCGTGTGCGATGCCAGAGCCAAGGCCTGTGCGCTGGAGCCCATAGTGAAGAAGCTGGCTGGCTACCTCACCACCCTCGAG CTGGAAAGCGGCTTCATCTCCAACGAGGAGAGTAAACAGAAGCTGGTTCCCATCATGACGATCCTGTTGGAGGAGCTGAACGCCAAAGGAAAGTGCACCCTGCCCATAG ATGAGTCGAACACCATCCACCTGAAGGTGATCGAGCAGCGCCCGGACCCCCCCATTGTGCAGGAGTACGATGTCCCCGTCTTCACCCAAGACAAGGATGACTTCTTCAACTCCCAGTGGGATCTCACCACGCAGCAG ATCCTGCCCTACATCGACGGCTTTCGGCACGTCCAGAAGATTTCCGCAGAAGCCGACGTGGAGCTGAACTTGGTGCGCATTGCTGTGCAAAACCTGCT GTACTACGGGGTCATCACGCTCGTCTCCATACTCCAG TACTCCAACGTCTACTGCACCACGCCGAAGGTCCAGGACCTGGTGGATGACAAGTGTCTGCAGGAAGAGTGTCTGTCCTACGTCACGAAACAAG GGCACAAGCGAGCCAGCCTCAGGGACGTCTTCCAGCTGTACTGCGGGCTGAGCCCTGGCACGACGGTGCGAGACCTCATCTCCCGCTACACCCTGCAGCTCCAGAGGGTGGACGAGAG GAGGCTTATCCAGTTTGGCTTGATGAAGGGCCTTATCCGGCGGCTACAGAAATACCCCGTCAAGGTCGCCCGGGACGAGCGGAGCCACCCAGCCCGGCTGTACACGGGCTGCCACAGCTACGATGAGATATGCTGCAAGACCG GCATGAGTTACAAGGAGCTGGATGAACGCCTAGAGAACGATCCCAACATCATCGTGTGCTGGAAGTGA
- the LOC127021539 gene encoding LOW QUALITY PROTEIN: transmembrane reductase CYB561D2 (The sequence of the model RefSeq protein was modified relative to this genomic sequence to represent the inferred CDS: inserted 1 base in 1 codon), with protein sequence MALTAETESRLYRSLRAAAGAAAHLVALGFPTAVAVLARPGSSLFSWHPLLMALAFSFLMTEALLIFSPETSLLRSFSRKVKVRVHWALQLLALLCALLGLGVITYNKHLNGKAHFVTWHGLTGLLTVLYAGGQCXGGVLLLYPKLMKNWTLAKLKLYHATSGLVGYLLGCASLMLGMCSLWFTASVTSVSWYLAMLCPLLTSLVIMNQVSNAYLYRKRSQH encoded by the exons ATGGCCCTGACGGCCGAGACCGAGTCCCGGCTGTACCGGTCGctgcgcgccgccgccggcgccgccgcccACCTCGTGGCGCTGGGCTTCCCCACCGCAGTGGCCGTGCTGGCGCGGCCCGGATCCA GCCTCTTCTCCTGGCACCCGCTGCTCATGGCCCTCGCG TTCTCGTTCCTGATGACGGAAGCCCTGCTGATATTCTCCCCGGAGACCTCGCTGCTCCGCTCCTTCTCCCGCAAAGTCAAAGTGCGGGTGCACTGGGCCCTCCAGCTGCTCGCCCTCCTCTGCGCCCTCCTGGGGCTGGGCGTCATCACCTACAACAAGCACCTGAACGGCAAGGCCCACTTCGTGACCTGGCATGGCCTGACCGGGCTGCTGACCGTGCTGTACGCTGGCGGGCAGT GCGGGGGGGTGCTCCTGCTCTACCCCAAGCTGATGAAGAACTGGACGCTGGCCAAGCTCAAGCTGTACCACGCGACCTCGGGGCTGGTGGGCTAcctgctgggctgtgccagcctgATGCTGGGCATGTGCTCCCTGTGGTTCACCGCCTCGGTGACCAGCGTCTCCTGGTACCTCGCCATGCTGTGTCCCCTTCTCACCAGCCTGGTTATCATGAACCAGGTGAGCAACGCTTACCTGTACCGCAAGCGGAGCCAGCACTGA
- the TMEM115 gene encoding transmembrane protein 115 — protein sequence MRRYLPVARQHFLAALAGTSVVVKSLSAAVLLLYLLSFGLDTAYGLGVTPGYLLPPNFWVWTLLTHGLVEERAWGLAASLATLGAAGRLLEPLWGALELLVFFTVVNVSVGLLGALAYFLTYVASFHLAYLFAIRIHGGLGFLGGVLVALKQTMGDSTVLKVPQVRMKAVPMLLLLLLALLRLAALVESNVLASYGFGLLSSWVYLRFYQRHSRGRGDMSDHFAFATFFPEILQPVVGLVANLVHGILVKVKVCRKTVKRYDVGAPSSITISLPGTDPQDAERRRQLALKALNERLKRVEDQSAWPSMEDEEEEEEVAAKADSPLLPDPGTAGKGAGQESNLITFQDAPSQL from the exons ATGCGGCGGTACCTGCCGGTGGCCCGGCAGCACTTCCTGGCGGCGCTGGCCGGCACCAGCGTGGTGGTGAAGTCGCTGAGCGCCgccgtcctcctcctctaccTGCTCTCCTTCGGCCTGGACACAGCCTACGGCCTGGGGGTGACCCCCGGCTACCTCCTGCCCCCCAACTTCTGGGTCTGGACGCTGCTGACGCACGGGCTGGTGGAGGAGCGGGCCTGGGGCCTGGCGGCCAGCCTGGCCACGCTGGGGGCGGCCGGCCGGCTGCTGGAGCCCCTCTGGGGCGCCCTGGAGCTGCTGGTCTTCTTCACGGTGGTGAACGTCTCGGTGGGGCTCCTGGGGGCCCTCGCCTACTTCCTCACCTACGTGGCCTCCTTCCACCTCGCCTACCTGTTCGCCATCCGCATCCACGGCGGGCTGGGCTTCCTCGGGGGAGTCTTGGTGGCCCTCAAGCAGACGATGGGGGACAGCACTGTCCTGAAGGTGCCCCAAGTCAGAATGAAGGCTGTCCCCAtgctcctgctccttctcctggctctgctgcggCTCGCTGCCCTCGTCGAGAGCAATGTACTGGCCTCGTATGGCTTCGGGCTCCTCTCCAGCTGGGTCTATCTCCGTTTCTACCAGCGGCACAGTAGAGGCCGTGGAGACATGTCCGACCACTTCGCCTTCGCCACTTTCTTCCCCGAgatcctgcagcctgtggtgggTCTGGTGGCCAACCTGGTGCACGGCATCCTGGTGAAGGTGAAGGTCTGCCGCAAGACGGTCAAACGCTACGACGTGGGCGCTCCGTCGTCCATCACCATCAGCCTGCCGGGGACGGACCCCCAGGACGCCGAGAGGAGAAG GCAGCTGGCCCTGAAGGCCCTGAACGAGCGGCTGAAGCGCGTGGAGGACCAGTCAGCCTGGCCTAGCAtggaggacgaggaggaggaggaggaggtggcggcgAAGGCCGACAGCCCGCTGCTGCCCGACCCTGGCACAGCCGGGAAGGGTGCCGGCCAGGAGTCCAACCTCATCACCTTCCAGGATGCCCCGTCCCAGCTGTGA